A region from the Rhodamnia argentea isolate NSW1041297 chromosome 7, ASM2092103v1, whole genome shotgun sequence genome encodes:
- the LOC115737647 gene encoding DNA-(apurinic or apyrimidinic site) endonuclease, chloroplastic isoform X1, translated as MPLCCVSSSCSATVFAAAPRFWVGRSVVQLGASEMGSKRGVSNSSIPESATSEDKEGKKLKGLVASVPSSGTSHIKENSGESITDVVGLKNDLARIEAMTFQELRATLRRIGIPAKGRKPDLISALKCYFDQEMNVSKREENSDEKNCVEIGSESKSKMQRSKREKQSTREITMKVDGIVIRSKQMQSTVTDEIAGEMAKGKMAKGEILSISKKQVTGICIEGGGGEVNGMIEPWTILTHKKPQKHWVAYNPRTMRPPPLSRNVNSVKLMSWNVNGLRALLKMEGFSAGQLAQREMFDVLCLQETKLQEKDVEAIKDRLMEGYENSYWTCSVSKLGYSGTAIISRKKPLSVTYGLGISDHDSEGRLITAEFDSFYLLSSYVPNSGDGLRRLTYRTTEWDPSLGSYIKELEKSKPVILTGDLNCAHQEIDIYDPAGNKRSAGFTIEERESFEANFLSRGFVDTYRRQHPHAVGYTYWGYRHGLRKTNKGWRLDYFLVSESIAGKVHDSYILPDISGSDHSPIGLILKL; from the exons ATGCCCTTGTGCTGCGTCTCTTCTTCCTGCTCAGCAACagt TTTCGCAGCGGCTCCGAGATTCTGGGTTGGTCGTTCTGTTGTCCAACTCGGAGCAAGCGAAATGGGGTCCAAAAGGGGCGTTTCTAATTCATCGATACCTGAGTCGGCGACTTCTGAGGACAAGGAAGGGaagaaattgaaaggattaGTGGCTTCAGTTCCTAGTTCTGGCACAAGTCATATCAAG GAAAATTCTGGTGAAAGCATCACCGACGTCGTAGGCCTTAAAAATGACCTGGCCAGAATTGAGGCGATGACATTTCAGGAATTGAGAGCTACATTGAG GAGAATTGGAATCCCGGCCAAAGGGCGTAAACCGGATCTAATATCTGCGTTGAAGTGTTATTTCGATCAAGAAATGAACG TTTCAAAGAGGGAAGAGAACTCTGATGAGAAGAATTGTGTTGAAATTGGCTCCGagtcaaaatctaaaatgcaaaGAAGTAAGAGGGAAAAACAGTCTACTAGGGAAATAACAATGAAAGTTGATGGTATTGTCATCAGATCGAAGCAGATGCAGTCAACTGTGACTGATGAAATTGCTG GTGAAAtggcaaaagggaaaatggcgaAAGGGGAAATATTATCCATTTCGAAGAAACAAGTTACAGGAATTTGtattgaaggaggaggaggtgaagTTAATGGAATGATAGAACCATGGACAATTCTCACACACAAGAAGCCACAGAAGCACTGGGTTGCTTACAATCCTAGGACCATGAGGCCTCCACCTCTTTCACGGAATGTGAATTCTGTGAAGTTGATGTCTTGGAATGTCAATGGTTTGAGAGCATTGTTAAAGATGGAGGGGTTTTCTGCTGGTCAGCTTGCTCAAAGGGAAATGTTTGATGTATTGTGCTTGCAGGAGACCAAACTCCAG GAGAAGGATGTGGAAGCAATCAAAGATCGGCTTATGGAAGGTTATGAGAACAGCTATTGGACCTGCAGTGTTTCCAAACTTGGTTATTCTGGTACAGCAATTATCTCACGG AAAAAGCCCCTTTCGGTTACATATGGCTTGGGCATATCAGATCATGATTCTGAGGGACGGCTTATCACTGCAGAATTTGATTCATTCTATCTCTTGAGCAGTTACGTTCCAAATTCTGGTGACGGCCTGAGAAGACTG ACATATAGGACCACAGAGTGGGATCCGTCTCTTGGCAGCTACATAAAA GAACTTGAAAAGTCGAAGCCCGTGATTTTGACTGGTGATCTGAATTGTGCCCATCAGGAAATAGACATTTACGATCCTGCG GGAAATAAAAGAAGCGCTGGATTTACAATTGAAGAAAGGGAATCTTTTGAGGCCAACTTTCTGTCAAGGGGTTTTGTTGATACCTATAGAAGACAGCATCCTCATGCTGTTGGTTATACTTATTGGGGTTATCGGCATGGTTTGAGGAAGACAAATAAAG gGTGGCGGCTCgattattttcttgtttcagAATCTATAGCAGGCAAAGTTCATGACTCGTACATCCTTCCTGATATCAGCGGTAGTGATCATAGTCCTATTGGCCTCATTCTCAAGCTTTAG
- the LOC115737647 gene encoding DNA-(apurinic or apyrimidinic site) endonuclease, chloroplastic isoform X3: protein MGSKRGVSNSSIPESATSEDKEGKKLKGLVASVPSSGTSHIKENSGESITDVVGLKNDLARIEAMTFQELRATLRRIGIPAKGRKPDLISALKCYFDQEMNVSKREENSDEKNCVEIGSESKSKMQRSKREKQSTREITMKVDGIVIRSKQMQSTVTDEIAGEMAKGKMAKGEILSISKKQVTGICIEGGGGEVNGMIEPWTILTHKKPQKHWVAYNPRTMRPPPLSRNVNSVKLMSWNVNGLRALLKMEGFSAGQLAQREMFDVLCLQETKLQEKDVEAIKDRLMEGYENSYWTCSVSKLGYSGTAIISRKKPLSVTYGLGISDHDSEGRLITAEFDSFYLLSSYVPNSGDGLRRLTYRTTEWDPSLGSYIKELEKSKPVILTGDLNCAHQEIDIYDPAGNKRSAGFTIEERESFEANFLSRGFVDTYRRQHPHAVGYTYWGYRHGLRKTNKGWRLDYFLVSESIAGKVHDSYILPDISGSDHSPIGLILKL, encoded by the exons ATGGGGTCCAAAAGGGGCGTTTCTAATTCATCGATACCTGAGTCGGCGACTTCTGAGGACAAGGAAGGGaagaaattgaaaggattaGTGGCTTCAGTTCCTAGTTCTGGCACAAGTCATATCAAG GAAAATTCTGGTGAAAGCATCACCGACGTCGTAGGCCTTAAAAATGACCTGGCCAGAATTGAGGCGATGACATTTCAGGAATTGAGAGCTACATTGAG GAGAATTGGAATCCCGGCCAAAGGGCGTAAACCGGATCTAATATCTGCGTTGAAGTGTTATTTCGATCAAGAAATGAACG TTTCAAAGAGGGAAGAGAACTCTGATGAGAAGAATTGTGTTGAAATTGGCTCCGagtcaaaatctaaaatgcaaaGAAGTAAGAGGGAAAAACAGTCTACTAGGGAAATAACAATGAAAGTTGATGGTATTGTCATCAGATCGAAGCAGATGCAGTCAACTGTGACTGATGAAATTGCTG GTGAAAtggcaaaagggaaaatggcgaAAGGGGAAATATTATCCATTTCGAAGAAACAAGTTACAGGAATTTGtattgaaggaggaggaggtgaagTTAATGGAATGATAGAACCATGGACAATTCTCACACACAAGAAGCCACAGAAGCACTGGGTTGCTTACAATCCTAGGACCATGAGGCCTCCACCTCTTTCACGGAATGTGAATTCTGTGAAGTTGATGTCTTGGAATGTCAATGGTTTGAGAGCATTGTTAAAGATGGAGGGGTTTTCTGCTGGTCAGCTTGCTCAAAGGGAAATGTTTGATGTATTGTGCTTGCAGGAGACCAAACTCCAG GAGAAGGATGTGGAAGCAATCAAAGATCGGCTTATGGAAGGTTATGAGAACAGCTATTGGACCTGCAGTGTTTCCAAACTTGGTTATTCTGGTACAGCAATTATCTCACGG AAAAAGCCCCTTTCGGTTACATATGGCTTGGGCATATCAGATCATGATTCTGAGGGACGGCTTATCACTGCAGAATTTGATTCATTCTATCTCTTGAGCAGTTACGTTCCAAATTCTGGTGACGGCCTGAGAAGACTG ACATATAGGACCACAGAGTGGGATCCGTCTCTTGGCAGCTACATAAAA GAACTTGAAAAGTCGAAGCCCGTGATTTTGACTGGTGATCTGAATTGTGCCCATCAGGAAATAGACATTTACGATCCTGCG GGAAATAAAAGAAGCGCTGGATTTACAATTGAAGAAAGGGAATCTTTTGAGGCCAACTTTCTGTCAAGGGGTTTTGTTGATACCTATAGAAGACAGCATCCTCATGCTGTTGGTTATACTTATTGGGGTTATCGGCATGGTTTGAGGAAGACAAATAAAG gGTGGCGGCTCgattattttcttgtttcagAATCTATAGCAGGCAAAGTTCATGACTCGTACATCCTTCCTGATATCAGCGGTAGTGATCATAGTCCTATTGGCCTCATTCTCAAGCTTTAG
- the LOC115737647 gene encoding DNA-(apurinic or apyrimidinic site) endonuclease, chloroplastic isoform X2, which translates to MPLCCVSSSCSATVFAAAPRFWVGRSVVQLGASEMGSKRGVSNSSIPESATSEDKEGKKLKGLVASVPSSGTSHIKENSGESITDVVGLKNDLARIEAMTFQELRATLRRIGIPAKGRKPDLISALKCYFDQEMNVSKREENSDEKNCVEIGSESKSKMQRSKREKQSTREITMKVDGIVIRSKQMQSTVTDEIAGKMAKGEILSISKKQVTGICIEGGGGEVNGMIEPWTILTHKKPQKHWVAYNPRTMRPPPLSRNVNSVKLMSWNVNGLRALLKMEGFSAGQLAQREMFDVLCLQETKLQEKDVEAIKDRLMEGYENSYWTCSVSKLGYSGTAIISRKKPLSVTYGLGISDHDSEGRLITAEFDSFYLLSSYVPNSGDGLRRLTYRTTEWDPSLGSYIKELEKSKPVILTGDLNCAHQEIDIYDPAGNKRSAGFTIEERESFEANFLSRGFVDTYRRQHPHAVGYTYWGYRHGLRKTNKGWRLDYFLVSESIAGKVHDSYILPDISGSDHSPIGLILKL; encoded by the exons ATGCCCTTGTGCTGCGTCTCTTCTTCCTGCTCAGCAACagt TTTCGCAGCGGCTCCGAGATTCTGGGTTGGTCGTTCTGTTGTCCAACTCGGAGCAAGCGAAATGGGGTCCAAAAGGGGCGTTTCTAATTCATCGATACCTGAGTCGGCGACTTCTGAGGACAAGGAAGGGaagaaattgaaaggattaGTGGCTTCAGTTCCTAGTTCTGGCACAAGTCATATCAAG GAAAATTCTGGTGAAAGCATCACCGACGTCGTAGGCCTTAAAAATGACCTGGCCAGAATTGAGGCGATGACATTTCAGGAATTGAGAGCTACATTGAG GAGAATTGGAATCCCGGCCAAAGGGCGTAAACCGGATCTAATATCTGCGTTGAAGTGTTATTTCGATCAAGAAATGAACG TTTCAAAGAGGGAAGAGAACTCTGATGAGAAGAATTGTGTTGAAATTGGCTCCGagtcaaaatctaaaatgcaaaGAAGTAAGAGGGAAAAACAGTCTACTAGGGAAATAACAATGAAAGTTGATGGTATTGTCATCAGATCGAAGCAGATGCAGTCAACTGTGACTGATGAAATTGCTG ggaaaatggcgaAAGGGGAAATATTATCCATTTCGAAGAAACAAGTTACAGGAATTTGtattgaaggaggaggaggtgaagTTAATGGAATGATAGAACCATGGACAATTCTCACACACAAGAAGCCACAGAAGCACTGGGTTGCTTACAATCCTAGGACCATGAGGCCTCCACCTCTTTCACGGAATGTGAATTCTGTGAAGTTGATGTCTTGGAATGTCAATGGTTTGAGAGCATTGTTAAAGATGGAGGGGTTTTCTGCTGGTCAGCTTGCTCAAAGGGAAATGTTTGATGTATTGTGCTTGCAGGAGACCAAACTCCAG GAGAAGGATGTGGAAGCAATCAAAGATCGGCTTATGGAAGGTTATGAGAACAGCTATTGGACCTGCAGTGTTTCCAAACTTGGTTATTCTGGTACAGCAATTATCTCACGG AAAAAGCCCCTTTCGGTTACATATGGCTTGGGCATATCAGATCATGATTCTGAGGGACGGCTTATCACTGCAGAATTTGATTCATTCTATCTCTTGAGCAGTTACGTTCCAAATTCTGGTGACGGCCTGAGAAGACTG ACATATAGGACCACAGAGTGGGATCCGTCTCTTGGCAGCTACATAAAA GAACTTGAAAAGTCGAAGCCCGTGATTTTGACTGGTGATCTGAATTGTGCCCATCAGGAAATAGACATTTACGATCCTGCG GGAAATAAAAGAAGCGCTGGATTTACAATTGAAGAAAGGGAATCTTTTGAGGCCAACTTTCTGTCAAGGGGTTTTGTTGATACCTATAGAAGACAGCATCCTCATGCTGTTGGTTATACTTATTGGGGTTATCGGCATGGTTTGAGGAAGACAAATAAAG gGTGGCGGCTCgattattttcttgtttcagAATCTATAGCAGGCAAAGTTCATGACTCGTACATCCTTCCTGATATCAGCGGTAGTGATCATAGTCCTATTGGCCTCATTCTCAAGCTTTAG